The Exiguobacterium aurantiacum DSM 6208 genome includes a window with the following:
- a CDS encoding DivIVA domain-containing protein: protein MALTPIDIHNKEFSTRFRGYDIDEVNEFLDQIIKEFELLIRENRRYEELVNDMQARIDYFSSMEDTLNKSIIVAQEAAEEVKTNAAKEASLILKQAEREALAREEDAARKEQLAEREVVQMLKKVELYRTRFRVLVDAQMELLNSTEWDTIVGEPPVQTVLDDTTELPYNDDEVIPNKHHG, encoded by the coding sequence ATGGCGTTGACACCGATTGATATTCATAACAAAGAGTTCTCGACTCGTTTTCGCGGGTACGATATCGATGAGGTCAATGAATTTCTAGATCAAATCATCAAAGAGTTCGAACTATTGATTCGTGAGAACAGAAGGTACGAAGAACTCGTCAACGATATGCAAGCTCGCATTGACTACTTCTCCTCGATGGAAGATACGTTAAACAAATCGATCATCGTCGCTCAAGAGGCGGCCGAAGAAGTGAAGACGAACGCAGCCAAAGAAGCGAGTCTCATCTTGAAGCAGGCGGAGCGTGAAGCGCTCGCCCGTGAAGAAGATGCGGCGCGCAAAGAGCAACTCGCCGAGCGAGAAGTCGTCCAAATGCTGAAGAAGGTCGAGCTGTACCGGACACGTTTCCGTGTTCTCGTCGATGCGCAGATGGAGCTGTTGAACAGCACGGAATGGGACACGATCGTCGGCGAACCACCGGTCCAAACGGTTCTTGACGATACGACCGAACTTCCGTATAATGACGACGAAGTCATACCAAACAAACATCACGGATAA
- the pgeF gene encoding peptidoglycan editing factor PgeF → MRLIHTWETETERYSAYVTTRTDWHNEGNVGLHVGDEQSAVVDNRNRFFTESGLNLADSVWADQVHGKRVALVDESDRGKGAFDYAEAIQATDGLVTRAENVPLALVFADCVPLFFCAKAHGVVGVAHAGWKGTVGNIVGAMADAFAELGVPEEDIDMFVGPAITSEHYEVDRRVLDAVKHVSEAAYAGAVMNEREDGHAELSLQHVNETLAAERNMDVTQSNLSTVTDRTYFSYRNGDASRRFAAVLVKEKKS, encoded by the coding sequence ATGCGACTGATTCATACATGGGAAACGGAAACGGAACGATACTCGGCTTACGTGACGACCCGGACCGACTGGCACAACGAAGGAAACGTCGGTCTGCACGTCGGGGACGAGCAATCGGCTGTCGTCGATAATCGAAACCGCTTTTTCACCGAGTCCGGCTTGAACTTGGCCGACTCGGTTTGGGCGGACCAAGTCCACGGGAAACGGGTCGCCCTTGTCGATGAGTCGGACCGCGGAAAAGGTGCGTTCGACTACGCTGAAGCGATTCAAGCGACGGACGGATTGGTCACGAGAGCCGAGAACGTCCCGCTCGCCCTCGTCTTTGCCGACTGTGTGCCACTCTTTTTCTGTGCGAAAGCACACGGGGTCGTTGGAGTGGCCCACGCCGGGTGGAAAGGGACGGTCGGCAACATCGTCGGCGCGATGGCGGACGCATTCGCTGAACTTGGAGTGCCGGAAGAAGACATCGACATGTTCGTCGGACCGGCCATCACGTCCGAGCATTACGAAGTCGATCGCCGTGTCCTCGATGCGGTGAAACATGTATCAGAGGCAGCGTATGCGGGCGCGGTCATGAATGAACGAGAGGACGGCCACGCCGAACTGTCGCTCCAACATGTGAACGAGACGCTCGCCGCAGAACGAAATATGGACGTCACGCAATCGAACTTATCGACCGTCACCGATCGGACGTATTTCTCGTACCGTAACGGTGACGCGTCTCGTCGATTTGCCGCCGTCCTTGTCAAGGAGAAGAAATCGTGA
- a CDS encoding YggS family pyridoxal phosphate-dependent enzyme yields the protein MSIANNVKRVRQTIAEHEAGQKVTLIAVTKSVGSDVANALYEEGVRDFGENRPEGLLDKVEALPEDARVHFIGSLQTRKVRQVIGRVAAIHSLDRLSLAEEINKRADRVIDCFVQVNVSGEDSKHGLEKEEVLPFIENCKQYPHIRIIGLMTMAPFTEDEAVIRDTFRELRTLRDDMAARAFEHAPCTELSMGMSNDYKIALEEGASFVRIGTILVQ from the coding sequence GTGAGTATAGCCAACAATGTCAAACGAGTAAGACAGACGATCGCCGAACATGAAGCCGGACAGAAAGTGACGTTGATTGCCGTCACGAAATCGGTAGGGTCGGACGTGGCGAACGCGCTCTATGAGGAGGGCGTTCGCGACTTCGGAGAGAATCGTCCGGAAGGGCTGCTCGATAAAGTCGAGGCGCTGCCCGAAGATGCCCGTGTCCATTTTATCGGGAGTTTGCAAACACGAAAAGTACGCCAAGTCATCGGGCGCGTCGCAGCGATCCATTCGCTCGACCGTCTTTCCCTCGCCGAAGAGATCAACAAGCGAGCTGATCGTGTCATCGATTGCTTCGTACAAGTGAACGTTTCTGGGGAAGACTCAAAACATGGGCTTGAAAAAGAGGAAGTCCTTCCGTTCATCGAGAACTGTAAACAGTATCCGCACATACGGATCATCGGTCTCATGACGATGGCACCATTCACAGAAGATGAGGCGGTCATCCGTGACACGTTCCGCGAACTTCGGACGTTACGTGACGATATGGCCGCCCGAGCGTTCGAACATGCCCCGTGCACAGAGTTATCGATGGGGATGTCAAATGACTATAAAATCGCCCTCGAAGAAGGCGCATCGTTTGTTCGTATTGGAACCATACTTGTGCAATAA
- a CDS encoding YlmH family RNA-binding protein, with translation MSVFDHYRPSERAFIEQVLDWVQQVEDNYLFKLTDFLDPREQQIVKQIVGNRLAIYEDGGFEGAERKRLILAPDYYELDPLDFEIAIRQIDYPTKFVDLTHRQVTGTLLNAGLKRQKFGDVVLHDGVAQFATTRDAAGFIEMNVDRVGKARIRISDVAPEAKLVVPETKWSDEFGIVSSLRFDTVVSEVLGLSRQKAQALVKHGECKVNHKPIDDASFILEPDDLVSIRGYGRVKLMAILGSTKREKIKIQYGIIR, from the coding sequence ATGAGCGTCTTCGATCATTATCGGCCGAGCGAGCGAGCCTTCATCGAGCAAGTGCTCGATTGGGTGCAGCAAGTCGAGGACAACTACTTGTTCAAACTGACAGATTTTTTAGACCCGCGTGAACAACAGATTGTCAAACAAATCGTCGGGAATCGCTTGGCGATTTATGAGGACGGTGGTTTTGAAGGTGCGGAACGGAAACGACTCATTCTCGCACCCGATTACTATGAACTGGATCCGCTTGATTTTGAAATCGCGATTCGTCAAATCGATTATCCGACCAAATTTGTCGACTTGACCCATCGTCAAGTGACGGGCACGCTTCTCAATGCCGGCTTAAAACGGCAAAAGTTTGGAGATGTCGTGTTACATGACGGTGTCGCCCAATTCGCGACGACGCGTGACGCGGCCGGTTTCATCGAGATGAACGTCGATCGTGTCGGGAAGGCACGAATCCGGATTTCGGACGTTGCGCCCGAAGCGAAGCTCGTCGTCCCAGAGACGAAGTGGAGCGATGAATTCGGCATCGTCTCGTCTCTTCGGTTCGACACAGTCGTAAGTGAAGTGCTCGGACTCTCGCGTCAAAAAGCACAAGCGCTCGTCAAACACGGTGAATGTAAAGTGAATCATAAGCCGATTGACGATGCGAGCTTTATCCTCGAGCCGGACGATTTAGTTTCGATTCGTGGGTATGGTCGGGTGAAGCTGATGGCGATTCTCGGCTCGACGAAACGGGAGAAAATAAAAATCCAGTATGGCATCATACGTTGA
- the pyrR gene encoding bifunctional pyr operon transcriptional regulator/uracil phosphoribosyltransferase PyrR codes for MKHSTILDEAAIRRALTRIAHEIIERNKGTDNVVLVGIKTRGETLADRLARRIEEIEGKPIALGNLDITLYRDDLSKKSLDPEVKATELPHDINGKTVVLIDDVLYTGRTVRAAMDALVDHGRPDYIQLAVLIDRGHRELPIRPDFVGKNVPTSKSEQVVVRLSEVDTTDEVFIKQQ; via the coding sequence GTGAAACACTCTACTATACTAGACGAGGCCGCCATCCGGCGAGCGTTGACACGAATCGCCCACGAGATCATCGAGCGCAACAAAGGGACCGATAACGTCGTCCTTGTCGGCATCAAGACGCGAGGAGAGACGCTCGCCGATCGGCTCGCCCGCCGCATCGAAGAAATCGAAGGGAAGCCGATCGCCCTCGGAAACTTGGACATCACGCTATACCGGGACGACTTATCGAAAAAGTCACTCGACCCGGAAGTGAAAGCGACCGAACTCCCGCACGATATTAACGGCAAGACGGTCGTGTTGATCGATGACGTCTTGTACACGGGACGGACGGTGCGTGCCGCAATGGACGCACTCGTCGACCACGGTCGACCGGATTATATCCAGCTTGCCGTTTTGATTGACCGCGGACACCGCGAGTTACCAATCCGCCCGGACTTTGTCGGGAAAAATGTCCCGACCTCGAAATCCGAACAAGTCGTCGTCAGACTCAGTGAAGTCGACACGACGGACGAAGTATTCATCAAACAACAGTAA
- a CDS encoding RluA family pseudouridine synthase has product METFTFVAEEKARIDKWMSERSDWSRSQIQDWIKAGDLLVNGQTVKPNYKLQVGDEVVVTVPEAVELEVLPEDIPLDIVYEDEDVIVVNKARGMVVHPAAGHTSGTLVNALLFHCDDLSGINGVKRPGIVHRIDKDTTGLLMVAKNDLAHESLARQLKDRTIKREYIALVHGELAHELGSIEAPIGRDTNDRQRMTVTDRNAKEAVTHFRLLERYKDFTLVECKLETGRTHQIRVHMRYIGHPLAGDPKYGPRRTIQLNGQALHAATLGFHHPRTDEWLEFEAKLPADFEAELAKLDKIEKTR; this is encoded by the coding sequence ATGGAAACATTCACATTTGTCGCCGAAGAAAAGGCACGTATTGATAAATGGATGAGTGAACGGAGCGACTGGTCCCGTTCACAAATCCAAGACTGGATCAAGGCAGGGGACCTTCTTGTCAACGGTCAAACGGTGAAACCGAACTACAAACTACAAGTCGGGGACGAAGTCGTCGTGACAGTCCCGGAAGCCGTCGAGCTCGAAGTGTTGCCAGAAGACATTCCGCTCGACATCGTCTATGAGGACGAGGATGTCATCGTCGTCAACAAAGCGCGCGGCATGGTCGTTCATCCGGCGGCAGGACATACGTCTGGGACGCTCGTCAACGCATTGCTTTTCCATTGTGACGACTTGTCAGGGATTAACGGCGTCAAGCGCCCGGGCATTGTCCACCGTATCGATAAGGACACGACAGGTTTGCTCATGGTCGCTAAAAACGATTTGGCCCATGAGTCGCTCGCGCGTCAGCTGAAAGACCGCACGATCAAGCGAGAGTATATCGCCCTCGTCCATGGCGAACTCGCCCATGAACTCGGATCGATCGAGGCGCCGATCGGGCGTGACACGAACGACCGCCAGCGCATGACGGTGACGGATCGAAACGCGAAAGAAGCGGTGACCCACTTCCGTCTGCTCGAGCGATATAAAGATTTCACCCTCGTCGAATGCAAACTCGAGACCGGTCGGACGCATCAAATCCGTGTCCATATGCGCTACATCGGCCATCCGCTCGCCGGTGACCCGAAATACGGACCGCGTCGGACGATTCAATTGAACGGTCAAGCGCTCCATGCGGCGACGCTCGGCTTCCATCACCCGCGTACGGATGAGTGGCTCGAATTCGAGGCGAAACTTCCAGCCGACTTCGAGGCAGAACTCGCGAAATTGGACAAAATCGAGAAAACGCGTTGA
- a CDS encoding IS30 family transposase: MSYTHLTTAERVKIETYLELGMSVRSIARRLGRQPSTVSREIRRNPGYTAERAQERYANAKRNCGAKTKLDDMMRRTIIEKLRATWSPEQIVGRLFDGKIAFSTIYRWIYSGLIDVPVTVLRQKGKRQKPIETRGRFNIGLSIAKRPREVRTRETFGHWELDTVVSGRGKSRACVATFIERKSRFYIALPITDRSAASMEEAIHTVHAAFPAGTFKTATTDRGKEFSCHERVRATLGVPMYFADPYSSWQRGSNENANGLLREFFPKGSDFATVGQGEIVDALAKINGRPRKCLGWKTAHEAFAEEVLRLI, encoded by the coding sequence ATGAGCTATACCCATCTTACCACAGCGGAACGCGTGAAAATAGAGACCTACCTGGAGCTCGGGATGTCCGTACGGTCCATCGCGAGACGGCTCGGGCGACAGCCCTCGACCGTCTCGCGGGAGATCAGAAGGAACCCCGGCTACACGGCCGAACGCGCACAGGAGCGCTACGCCAATGCGAAGCGAAACTGCGGCGCCAAGACGAAGCTCGACGACATGATGCGCCGGACGATCATCGAGAAGCTGCGGGCGACCTGGTCCCCGGAACAGATCGTGGGTCGTCTCTTCGACGGGAAAATCGCCTTCTCGACCATCTATCGTTGGATCTATTCGGGGCTGATCGACGTACCGGTGACCGTGCTCCGCCAAAAGGGCAAGCGCCAGAAACCGATAGAGACACGTGGTCGGTTCAACATCGGTCTGTCCATCGCCAAACGTCCGAGAGAGGTGCGCACACGCGAGACATTCGGCCACTGGGAGCTCGACACCGTCGTCTCCGGGCGTGGGAAGTCGAGGGCGTGCGTCGCGACGTTCATCGAGCGAAAGAGCCGGTTCTACATCGCCCTGCCGATCACCGACCGCAGCGCGGCCTCGATGGAGGAGGCGATCCACACGGTCCACGCGGCCTTCCCAGCGGGCACGTTCAAGACGGCGACGACGGACCGGGGCAAGGAGTTCAGCTGTCACGAGCGCGTCCGGGCGACACTCGGCGTGCCGATGTATTTCGCCGACCCGTACTCGTCGTGGCAGCGCGGCAGCAACGAGAACGCCAACGGCCTCCTGCGCGAGTTCTTCCCGAAAGGATCGGACTTCGCGACGGTCGGCCAGGGAGAGATCGTGGACGCGCTCGCCAAGATCAACGGGCGGCCGAGGAAATGTCTCGGCTGGAAGACCGCACACGAGGCCTTCGCGGAGGAAGTGTTGCGCTTAATTTGA
- the ftsZ gene encoding cell division protein FtsZ gives MMYFDEAIDAVAKIKVIGVGGGGSNAVNRMIEHGVQGVEFIAVNTDAQALNMSKADVKLQLGAKLTRGLGAGANPDIGKKAAEESREQLIEALDGADMVFVTAGMGGGTGTGAAPVIAEISKEIGALTVGVVTKPFMFEGRKRMQHAQHGIQAFKEKVDTLIVIPNDKLLEIVERNTPMIEAFREADNVLRQGVQGITDLIAIPGLINLDFADVKTIMTEKGSALMGVGVATGENRAIEAAKKAISSPLLESSIEGAKGVLMNITGGLSLSLYEVTEAAQIVQSAADEEVNLIFGSVINENLNDEIIVTVIATEFAEDVQGANPFLQQPKKQPEAESKTEAQPKATESAPQDEGNFHRPVYGGDVPDETINIPAFVRQRRN, from the coding sequence ATGATGTACTTTGATGAGGCGATTGACGCCGTAGCAAAAATTAAAGTAATTGGAGTCGGTGGCGGTGGTTCAAACGCTGTCAACCGCATGATTGAACACGGAGTACAAGGGGTCGAGTTCATCGCAGTCAACACGGACGCTCAAGCGCTCAACATGTCGAAAGCGGACGTGAAACTCCAACTCGGCGCAAAATTGACGCGCGGACTCGGAGCCGGCGCCAACCCGGACATCGGGAAAAAAGCAGCTGAAGAGAGCCGCGAGCAGTTGATCGAAGCGCTCGACGGAGCGGACATGGTGTTCGTCACAGCCGGTATGGGCGGCGGAACAGGTACAGGGGCAGCCCCGGTCATCGCTGAGATTTCTAAAGAAATCGGAGCGCTCACGGTCGGAGTCGTCACGAAACCGTTCATGTTCGAAGGACGTAAACGGATGCAACACGCACAACACGGGATCCAAGCGTTCAAAGAAAAAGTTGACACGCTTATCGTCATCCCGAACGACAAGTTGCTTGAAATCGTCGAGCGCAACACGCCGATGATCGAGGCGTTCCGTGAGGCGGACAACGTCTTGCGTCAAGGTGTCCAAGGGATCACGGACTTGATTGCCATCCCAGGATTGATCAACCTTGACTTCGCGGACGTGAAGACGATCATGACGGAAAAAGGATCGGCGCTCATGGGTGTCGGTGTCGCCACAGGCGAAAACCGCGCCATCGAAGCAGCGAAAAAAGCGATTTCATCACCACTTCTCGAGTCTTCAATCGAAGGCGCCAAAGGTGTCTTGATGAACATCACGGGCGGACTCAGCCTCAGCCTTTATGAGGTCACGGAAGCAGCTCAAATCGTTCAAAGTGCCGCTGATGAAGAAGTGAACTTGATTTTCGGTTCGGTCATCAACGAAAACTTGAACGATGAGATCATCGTGACCGTCATCGCAACTGAATTTGCAGAAGATGTGCAAGGTGCGAACCCATTCCTTCAACAGCCGAAGAAACAACCTGAGGCGGAATCGAAGACAGAGGCGCAACCGAAAGCAACCGAATCTGCACCACAAGATGAAGGGAACTTCCATAGACCGGTCTATGGCGGTGACGTCCCAGACGAGACGATCAACATCCCAGCGTTCGTAAGACAACGCCGTAACTAA
- the ileS gene encoding isoleucine--tRNA ligase has translation MNYKDTLLMPETDFAMRGNLPKREPQMQEAWEQMDLYTRVQEKNAGKPQYILHDGPPYANGDIHMGHALNKVLKDIIVRFKSLNGYQSPMIPGWDTHGLPIENALQKAGVNRKEMTVAEFREKCAAYAMEQVNSQREQFKRLGLLADFDNPYITLLPEYEAAQIRLFGTMAEKGYIYKGKKPVYWSPSSESALAEAEIEYYDKKSPAIYVAFQVVDGKGVLEPTDHFVIWTTTPWTIPANLGIAVSDELTYTRIEHDGKGYIVADSLVEEVTTALGWTDVTVSGSWNGREFEHMTAQHPLYDRTSLVMIGDHVTADATGLVHTAPGHGEDDYRVGQAYGLDVLCPVDDRGYMTDEAPGFEGLFYEDANKQIGMKLEENGYLLNLKFIKHSYPHDWRTKKPVIFRATPQWFASIKDFRADMLREIEEVNWVPEWGMTRLFNMVRDRGDWVISRQRAWGVPIPIFYAEDGTEIITNETIDHVANLFHEHGSNVWYEREAKDLLPEGFTHPNSPNGEFRKELDIMDVWFDSGSSHAGVLEQRDNLRRPADLYLEGSDQYRGWFNSSLSTAVATTGKAPYRNVLSHGFVLDGDGRKMSKSLGNTIAPNDLVKQYGAEIVRLWVSSVDYQSDVRASHDNFKQVSEVYRKIRNTLRFLLGNLNGFDPSMRVAFDDMPEADRFMATKLKQLQTKVVKAYDTFDFMAVYHLIHNFCVNELSSFYLDFTKDILYIEREDDARRRAVQTVMYDTVVTLTKLIAPILPHTADEVWQEVPAQSVDNVFLSDIEEVAPLTEEETTLLAKWSKFLTFRNDVLKAIEIARGEKLIGKPLEAKLVIAPKAETKQLLDTIDNVRQLLQVSQLDYAETADVDYATAQITVAKADGAACARCWTYSTELGQDAEHPELCPRCTEVIA, from the coding sequence ATGAACTACAAAGACACACTATTGATGCCTGAAACAGATTTCGCCATGCGCGGAAACTTGCCGAAACGCGAACCTCAAATGCAGGAAGCATGGGAGCAGATGGACCTTTATACGCGCGTCCAAGAAAAAAATGCCGGGAAGCCCCAGTACATCTTGCATGACGGTCCTCCGTATGCGAACGGCGATATCCATATGGGCCACGCGCTCAACAAAGTGTTGAAAGATATCATCGTCCGCTTCAAGTCATTGAACGGATATCAGTCCCCGATGATCCCAGGTTGGGACACGCACGGTCTCCCAATCGAGAACGCGCTCCAAAAAGCAGGCGTCAACCGTAAAGAAATGACGGTCGCCGAGTTCCGTGAGAAATGTGCGGCGTATGCGATGGAGCAAGTGAACTCGCAACGCGAGCAGTTCAAACGCCTCGGTCTGTTGGCTGATTTCGATAACCCGTACATCACGCTCCTTCCGGAATACGAAGCGGCCCAAATCCGCTTGTTCGGGACGATGGCTGAAAAAGGCTACATCTATAAAGGTAAGAAACCGGTCTACTGGTCACCGTCTTCTGAATCAGCACTCGCTGAAGCGGAAATCGAGTACTACGACAAGAAATCACCGGCGATTTACGTGGCGTTCCAAGTCGTCGACGGGAAAGGCGTGCTTGAGCCGACTGACCACTTCGTCATCTGGACGACGACGCCTTGGACGATCCCTGCTAACCTCGGGATCGCCGTCAGCGATGAATTGACGTACACGCGTATCGAGCATGACGGCAAAGGGTACATCGTCGCCGACAGCCTCGTCGAAGAAGTGACGACAGCGCTCGGCTGGACGGACGTCACGGTGAGCGGGTCATGGAACGGCCGTGAGTTCGAACATATGACGGCGCAACACCCACTTTACGACCGGACATCGCTCGTCATGATCGGCGACCACGTCACGGCAGACGCAACGGGTCTCGTTCATACGGCACCAGGTCACGGGGAAGACGATTACCGCGTCGGACAAGCCTACGGACTCGACGTCTTATGCCCGGTCGACGACCGTGGTTATATGACGGACGAAGCACCTGGATTTGAAGGTCTCTTCTATGAAGACGCCAACAAACAAATCGGCATGAAGCTTGAAGAGAACGGTTACCTCCTTAACTTGAAATTCATCAAGCACTCATACCCGCATGACTGGCGTACGAAAAAACCGGTCATCTTCCGTGCGACGCCGCAATGGTTCGCCTCAATCAAAGATTTCCGGGCCGATATGCTTCGTGAGATCGAAGAAGTGAACTGGGTACCAGAGTGGGGCATGACACGTTTGTTCAATATGGTCCGTGACCGTGGGGACTGGGTCATCAGTCGTCAACGGGCATGGGGTGTGCCGATCCCGATCTTCTACGCTGAAGATGGGACCGAAATCATCACGAACGAGACGATCGACCACGTCGCCAACTTGTTCCATGAGCATGGCTCGAACGTCTGGTACGAGCGCGAAGCGAAAGACTTGTTGCCAGAAGGGTTCACACATCCGAACAGCCCGAACGGCGAGTTCCGTAAAGAACTCGACATCATGGACGTCTGGTTCGACTCAGGTTCGTCTCATGCGGGCGTGCTTGAACAGCGCGACAACTTGCGTCGTCCTGCTGACCTGTATTTGGAAGGCTCAGACCAATATCGCGGCTGGTTCAACTCGTCACTTTCGACGGCTGTCGCGACGACCGGCAAAGCGCCGTATCGCAACGTGCTCAGCCATGGCTTCGTTCTCGACGGCGACGGCCGCAAAATGTCGAAGTCACTCGGCAACACGATCGCGCCGAACGACCTCGTCAAACAGTACGGAGCTGAAATCGTCCGTCTTTGGGTATCGTCGGTCGACTATCAATCGGACGTTCGTGCGTCTCACGACAACTTCAAGCAAGTGTCGGAAGTATACCGAAAAATCCGAAACACGCTCCGTTTCTTGCTCGGTAACTTGAACGGGTTCGACCCGTCGATGCGTGTCGCGTTCGACGACATGCCGGAAGCCGACCGCTTCATGGCGACGAAATTGAAGCAGTTGCAGACGAAAGTCGTCAAAGCGTACGACACGTTCGACTTCATGGCCGTCTATCACTTGATTCACAACTTCTGTGTCAACGAGTTGTCGTCGTTCTACCTCGACTTCACGAAAGACATCCTCTATATCGAGCGTGAAGATGATGCGCGTCGTCGTGCCGTTCAGACGGTCATGTATGACACGGTCGTCACGCTCACGAAATTGATCGCGCCGATCCTTCCGCATACGGCCGACGAAGTGTGGCAAGAAGTGCCGGCCCAATCGGTCGACAACGTCTTCTTGTCAGACATTGAAGAAGTCGCTCCGCTCACGGAAGAAGAGACGACGTTGCTCGCGAAGTGGTCGAAATTCCTCACGTTCCGCAACGACGTGTTGAAAGCGATTGAAATCGCCCGTGGCGAGAAGTTGATCGGGAAGCCGCTCGAGGCGAAGCTCGTCATCGCGCCGAAAGCAGAGACGAAACAGTTGCTCGATACAATCGACAACGTCCGTCAATTGCTCCAAGTGTCGCAACTCGACTATGCCGAGACTGCCGACGTGGACTATGCGACGGCACAAATCACTGTCGCGAAAGCAGATGGCGCCGCTTGTGCCCGCTGTTGGACATACTCGACGGAGCTTGGGCAAGACGCCGAGCATCCTGAGCTTTGCCCACGCTGTACAGAAGTCATCGCGTAA
- a CDS encoding cell division protein SepF: protein MSIKNKMKDFFGLEEEPNAYEGEEYVVAETKQQPVTEQIVKSEERPKTANNLVAFNSKKKERSKVVLAEPRVFAEAQDISDQLKENRAVIVNLQRMSKEQSRQVVNFLSGVVYALEGTMTSIGHNTILCTPNNIELTGSISNLISEDELNSKGW, encoded by the coding sequence ATGTCGATCAAAAACAAGATGAAAGATTTCTTCGGTCTCGAAGAAGAACCGAATGCGTATGAAGGAGAAGAGTACGTTGTCGCTGAAACGAAGCAACAACCGGTGACAGAGCAAATCGTCAAATCGGAGGAACGTCCGAAAACAGCGAACAACCTTGTCGCTTTCAACTCGAAGAAAAAAGAACGCTCGAAAGTCGTGCTCGCCGAACCGCGGGTATTCGCCGAGGCACAGGACATTAGCGATCAGCTAAAAGAAAATCGTGCGGTCATCGTCAACCTTCAACGTATGTCGAAAGAACAATCTCGCCAAGTCGTGAACTTCTTATCGGGTGTCGTCTATGCACTCGAAGGAACGATGACGTCGATTGGACATAACACGATTCTATGTACTCCGAACAATATCGAATTGACGGGGTCGATTTCGAATTTGATTTCGGAGGACGAACTCAATAGTAAAGGATGGTAA
- a CDS encoding YggT family protein: MNNVVEALGNTIVTLLGYYSWVLIAYILLSWFPNARESKFGQILSYLCEPFLNPFRRIIPPIGGMLDISPIVALFVLRMAQAGVRAIFGL, translated from the coding sequence ATGAATAACGTAGTAGAAGCTTTAGGAAATACGATTGTCACGCTTCTTGGCTATTATAGTTGGGTCTTGATCGCCTACATTTTACTGTCATGGTTCCCGAACGCACGCGAATCGAAGTTTGGACAAATTTTGTCGTATCTTTGTGAACCGTTTTTAAATCCGTTTCGTCGGATCATCCCTCCAATCGGCGGGATGCTCGATATCTCCCCAATCGTCGCCTTGTTCGTACTTCGAATGGCACAAGCGGGAGTGCGAGCGATTTTCGGTCTGTAA
- the lspA gene encoding signal peptidase II, whose product MKRYYGLALFLILLDQVTKWIVVQTMTIGQSIELIPGWLYLTSYRNKGAAWGMLEGQMVFFFIVTAIVVVGLIYFLHKEVNGFNLLGYSVGLLLAGAIGNFIDRLFRGEVVDFVDTYPFGYNFPIFNVADMALTFGVIFMIIGVLFEEKLNKERGQT is encoded by the coding sequence ATGAAACGCTATTACGGATTGGCCTTGTTTCTCATCTTGCTTGACCAAGTGACAAAGTGGATCGTCGTCCAGACGATGACGATCGGACAGTCGATCGAACTCATCCCCGGATGGTTATATTTGACGTCATACCGGAATAAGGGCGCGGCTTGGGGCATGCTCGAAGGACAAATGGTGTTCTTTTTCATCGTCACGGCGATCGTCGTCGTCGGATTGATTTACTTTCTGCATAAAGAAGTGAATGGATTCAATCTGCTCGGTTATAGCGTCGGGTTGTTGCTCGCCGGTGCGATCGGAAACTTTATCGACCGCCTGTTCCGAGGGGAAGTCGTCGATTTCGTCGACACATATCCGTTCGGTTACAATTTCCCGATCTTCAATGTCGCCGACATGGCACTCACGTTCGGGGTCATCTTTATGATCATCGGCGTCTTATTTGAAGAAAAACTAAACAAAGAAAGGGGACAAACATAA